The following are from one region of the Halorussus rarus genome:
- a CDS encoding isopentenyl phosphate kinase gives MSETTVLKLGGSVITDKDRAEALDGPALDRAADAVADALAGGDISELVVVHGGGSFGHHRASEHGVSKTDGSDDAAAAVEIHGAMKTLNDFVLARLHDRDVPAVPVHPFSAARRDRDANLTLTTEQVETMLGEGFVPVLHGDVVAHESEGVTILSGDEVVTAVADGIDADRVGFCSTVPGVLDDDEDVIPEIRSFDEVAEYLGGSDATDVTGGMAGKVRALLSLGAPATVFGPADLEAFLAGENPGTRIDGR, from the coding sequence ATGAGCGAGACCACCGTCCTCAAGCTCGGCGGGAGCGTCATCACCGACAAGGACCGCGCCGAGGCGCTGGACGGGCCGGCGCTCGACCGGGCCGCCGACGCCGTCGCCGACGCGCTCGCCGGGGGTGACATCTCGGAGCTCGTCGTCGTCCACGGCGGCGGGAGCTTCGGCCACCACCGCGCCAGCGAGCACGGCGTCTCGAAGACCGACGGCTCGGACGACGCCGCGGCGGCGGTCGAGATTCACGGCGCGATGAAGACGCTCAACGACTTCGTACTCGCGCGCCTCCACGACCGCGACGTCCCAGCGGTGCCGGTCCACCCCTTCTCGGCGGCCCGCCGGGACCGCGACGCGAACCTGACGCTCACGACCGAACAGGTCGAGACGATGCTCGGCGAGGGGTTCGTCCCGGTGCTCCACGGCGACGTGGTGGCCCACGAAAGCGAGGGCGTGACCATCCTCAGCGGCGACGAGGTTGTCACGGCCGTCGCCGACGGCATCGACGCCGACCGCGTGGGGTTCTGCTCGACGGTCCCAGGGGTACTCGACGACGACGAGGACGTGATTCCGGAGATCCGGTCGTTCGACGAGGTGGCCGAGTACCTCGGCGGGAGCGACGCGACCGACGTGACCGGCGGGATGGCCGGAAAGGTCCGGGCGCTGCTGTCGCTCGGCGCGCCCGCGACCGTCTTCGGGCCCGCCGACCTCGAAGCGTTCCTCGCGGGCGAAAATCCGGGGACGCGAATCGACGGGCGATAG
- the mvk gene encoding mevalonate kinase: MVVSSAPGKVYLFGEHAVVYGEPAVPCAIERRARVTVEERDDDRIRVHAEDLSINGFTVEYGDGADDAPDVDVAESLVQAGIGYIDAAVEQARDAADASDAGFDVTVESAIPLGAGLGSSAAVTVAGIDAGTRELGVELPVEEIADRAYRAELEVQNGEASRADTFCSATGGAVRVEGDDCRAIEAPELPFVIGFDGGAGDTGQLVAGVRALREEYDFAADTVESIGDIVRYGEEVLAEGDLAGLGELMNFNHGLLEALGVSSRSLDQMVWAARDAGALGAKLTGAGGGGCIVALDPTDATETALEYTQGCETAFRAGLDTDGVRVEAE, from the coding sequence ATGGTCGTTTCGAGCGCTCCGGGCAAGGTCTACCTGTTCGGGGAACACGCGGTCGTCTACGGCGAACCGGCGGTGCCCTGCGCCATCGAGCGCCGGGCGCGGGTCACCGTCGAGGAGCGCGACGACGACCGCATCCGGGTCCACGCCGAGGACCTGAGCATCAACGGGTTCACGGTCGAGTACGGCGACGGCGCCGACGACGCGCCCGACGTGGACGTCGCGGAGTCGCTGGTCCAGGCGGGCATCGGCTACATCGACGCGGCGGTCGAGCAGGCCCGCGACGCCGCCGACGCATCCGACGCTGGCTTCGACGTCACTGTCGAGAGCGCGATTCCGCTGGGCGCGGGACTGGGTTCGTCCGCGGCGGTGACGGTGGCCGGCATCGACGCCGGAACCCGCGAACTGGGCGTCGAACTCCCAGTCGAGGAGATCGCCGACCGGGCCTACCGGGCCGAACTGGAGGTGCAGAACGGCGAGGCCTCGCGGGCCGACACCTTCTGCTCGGCGACGGGCGGCGCGGTCCGGGTCGAGGGCGACGACTGTCGAGCCATCGAGGCTCCGGAACTCCCCTTCGTCATCGGCTTCGACGGCGGCGCGGGCGACACGGGTCAGCTCGTCGCGGGCGTCCGGGCGCTCCGCGAGGAGTACGACTTCGCGGCCGACACCGTCGAGAGCATCGGCGACATCGTCCGCTACGGCGAGGAGGTGCTCGCCGAGGGGGACCTGGCCGGACTCGGCGAACTCATGAACTTCAACCACGGGCTGCTCGAAGCCCTCGGCGTCTCCTCGCGGTCGCTGGACCAGATGGTCTGGGCGGCCCGCGACGCGGGTGCGCTCGGCGCCAAGCTCACCGGCGCGGGCGGCGGCGGCTGCATCGTCGCGCTCGACCCGACCGACGCGACCGAGACCGCGCTGGAGTACACCCAGGGATGCGAGACCGCGTTCCGTGCCGGGCTCGACACCGACGGCGTGCGCGTGGAGGCCGAGTAG